A single region of the Musa acuminata AAA Group cultivar baxijiao chromosome BXJ1-11, Cavendish_Baxijiao_AAA, whole genome shotgun sequence genome encodes:
- the LOC135585968 gene encoding ubiquitin carboxyl-terminal hydrolase 26-like isoform X5: protein MCGKDSEASSKMEDFYELELNIKGLNNLDESLDDYLTLEELNGENQYFCDSCGRRVDATRCIKLRSLPQVLNFQLKRYVFLPKTTTKKKITSAFSFPRWLNMGTRLSNPSQSGLIYELSAILIHKGTAVNSGHYVAHIKDENSGHWWEFDDEHVSKLGCHPFGEVSNTKSHTKAQLAYSGPLESASIGNLVDDNLHTSEFHALMQEEFFSSTDAYMLMYNLRTEKENKDNLNKINKRDLEARSNSLPSYLYEEIQTLNASYASACEEYQKRKDSQVAYITERREEVKLVLSKAPADLLDDSYFWISVEWLRLWADSINPPCIDNSTLQCVHGKIPIAKVTSMKRLSNTAWQMLFSHFLIYCTISYWLLSSAPKQYGGGPTLTSNDVCADCLRDEAKNAVCADDYRDRKASLKQLAEAALAGNCPDGPSYYVSRAWLVQWLRRKNADFPCPTDSGPTAPLRCSHGNLLPEQAAGAKRVLVPESLWIFFFETAISSRSDDLLGFSTFSSDSEPCEICSRELKEVACMEDCLRASKLKQRQNHEKLVTAKTFALHPGCKYFLVPSSWLAKWRAYLTATGKNVSTCAEPENLEVIIDSLVCQKHSRLLERPLELVCKRGVITQKMSTTDGLVLITVMDWSLFCEEWNAKEDKGISAEIVVLSSPAIKLSGSCDDMPISDEDLDHSTDEANDGLEARKLLIKTYPETCEYCIGERESCELMRKLNYCDEAICVYLVRGKEVPKSIMEASASASEPDRRTSKRSRKTSFGNSVNLRVSGTTSIYQLKMMIWEAFGVVKENQKLHKGSTEIDGDSATLADKNIFPGDVLWVTDSEIYENRDIADELSAQKFDSRQAEEGFRGTLLSSDVPIHSFEDT from the exons CCTCAGGTGCTCAATTTCCAGTTAAAACGTTATGTTTTCCTCCCAAAG ACAACAACTAAGAAAAAAATAACTTCAGCCTTTAGTTTTCCAAGATGGTTGAACATGGGAACAAGGTTATCAAATCCCTCCCAGTCAGGTTTGATTTATGAGCTTTCAGCAATTCTGATTCACAAGGGTACTGCTGTTAATAGTGGCCACTATGTGGCCCATATTAAAGATGAAAACAGTGGGCACTGGTGGGAATTCGATGATGAGCATGTGTCTAAGTTGGGCTGTCACCCTTTTGGAGAAGTCTCAAACACTAAGTCCCATACAAAGGCCCAGCTGGCTTATTCTGGGCCACTGGAATCTGCTTCCATCGGTAATCTTGTAGATGATAATCTACACACCTCAGAATTCCATGCCTTAATGCAGGAAGAGTTCTTTTCGTCAACTGATGCATATATGTTGATGTATAATCTTAGAACTGAGAAAGAAAACAAAGACAACTTGAACAAGATCAATAAGAGGGATCTTGAGGCAAGAAGCAATTCTCTTCCATCCTATCTTTATGAAGAGATTCAAACTTTAAATGCCTCTTATGCAAGTGCTTGTGAGGAATACCAAAAGAGAAAAGACAGTCAGGTTGCATATATAACTGAACGACGTGAGGAAGTGAAGTTGGTTCTCTCGAAAGCCCCTGCTGACCTACTTGATGATTCATATTTTTGGATTTCAGTGGAGTGGCTTCGTCTATGGGCTGATAGTATTAATCCTCC TTGCATCGACAACAGCACACTTCAGTGTGTACACGGAAAAATTCCTATTGCAAAAGTGACTTCCATGAAGCGGCTGTCAAATACAGCTTGGCAGATGCTGTTTTCTCAC TTTCTGATTTATTGCACCATTTCCTATTGGTTGCTCTCATCTGCACCTAAACAGTATGGAGGCGGCCCAACATTGACCAGCAATGATGTTTGCGCTGATTGTTTAAGAGATGAGGCAAAAAATGCAGTATGTGCAGATGACTATCGTGATCGGAAAGCTTCCTTAAAGCAACTTGCAGAAGCAGCCCTTGCTGGAAATTGCCCAGATGGCCCTTCATATTATGTATCTAGGGCATG GTTGGTACAGTGGCTGCGTAGAAAAAATGCTGATTTTCCTTGTCCCACTGATTCTGGACCGACGGCTCCCCTTCGATGCTCTCATGGAAACCTTCTTCCAGAACAAGCTGCTGGGGCAAAGCGTGTGCTGGTTCCTGAGAGCCTCTGGATATTTTTCTTTGAGACTGCCATTTCATCCAGATCTGATGACTTATTGGGTTTTTCAACATTCTCTTCTGATTCTGAGCCATGTGAAATTTGCAGTAGGGAATTGAAGGAAGTTGCATGCATGGAGGATTGCCTTAG AGCATCCAAGCTTAAGCAACGACAAAATCATGAGAAGTTGGTTACGGCGAAAACTTTTGCACTTCACCCTGGATGCAAGTACTTCTTAGTCCCTTCATCATGGCTAGCAAAATGGAGGGCTTATCTGACAGCAACTGGAAAAAATGTCTCTACTTGTGCAGAACCTGAAAATCTAGAAGTGATCATTGATTCACTTGTATGTCAGAAG CATTCCCGGTTGCTCGAAAGGCCTCTTGAACTAGTTTGCAAGCGTGGTGTTATCACCCAGAAAATGTCTACT ACAGATGGGTTAGTACTTATTACAGTGATGGATTGGTCACTATTTTGCGAAGAGTGGAATGCTAAAGAGGACAAAGGCATATCTGCTGAAATTGTAGTTCTCAGCAGCCCTGCAATTAAATTAAGTGGTTCCTGTGATGACATGCCAATATCGGATGAGGATTTGGACCACTCAACAGATGAAGCAAATGATGGCTTGGAGGCTAGAAAGTTGCTTATTAAAACTTATCCAGAG ACATGTGAATATTGTATTGGAGAAAGAGAGAGCTGTGAATTGATGCGCAAGCTCAATTATTGTGATGAAGCTATTTGTGTGTATCTTGTGCGTGGAAAGGAAGTTCCAAAGTCCATCATGGAAGCCTCTGCATCTGCTTCTGAGCCGGATCGTCGCACTTCCAAGCGATCCAGGAAAACATCATTTGGTAACTCGGTCAACTTAAGAGTTTCAGGaaccacatccatctaccagttgAAAATGATGATTTGGGAAGCTTTTGGG gttgtcaagGAGAACCAAAAGCTTCACAAAGGTTCCACAGAGATTGATGGTGATTCTGCCACCCTAGCTGACAAGAACATTTTTCCAGGAGATGTTCTCTGGGTCACAGACTCTGAGATTTATGAGAATCGTGATATAGCCG ATGAACTTTCAGCACAGAAGTTTGATTCCAGACAAGCTGAGGAAGGCTTCCGGGGAACACTTTTGTCGTCAGATGTCCCAATTCATAGCTTTGAGGATACTTGA
- the LOC135585968 gene encoding ubiquitin carboxyl-terminal hydrolase 26-like isoform X7 — MEDFYELELNIKGLNNLDESLDDYLTLEELNGENQYFCDSCGRRVDATRCIKLRSLPQVLNFQLKRYVFLPKTTTKKKITSAFSFPRWLNMGTRLSNPSQSGLIYELSAILIHKGTAVNSGHYVAHIKDENSGHWWEFDDEHVSKLGCHPFGEVSNTKSHTKAQLAYSGPLESASIGNLVDDNLHTSEFHALMQEEFFSSTDAYMLMYNLRTEKENKDNLNKINKRDLEARSNSLPSYLYEEIQTLNASYASACEEYQKRKDSQVAYITERREEVKLVLSKAPADLLDDSYFWISVEWLRLWADSINPPCIDNSTLQCVHGKIPIAKVTSMKRLSNTAWQMLFSHFLIYCTISYWLLSSAPKQYGGGPTLTSNDVCADCLRDEAKNAVCADDYRDRKASLKQLAEAALAGNCPDGPSYYVSRAWLVQWLRRKNADFPCPTDSGPTAPLRCSHGNLLPEQAAGAKRVLVPESLWIFFFETAISSRSDDLLGFSTFSSDSEPCEICSRELKEVACMEDCLRASKLKQRQNHEKLVTAKTFALHPGCKYFLVPSSWLAKWRAYLTATGKNVSTCAEPENLEVIIDSLVCQKHSRLLERPLELVCKRGVITQKMSTTDGLVLITVMDWSLFCEEWNAKEDKGISAEIVVLSSPAIKLSGSCDDMPISDEDLDHSTDEANDGLEARKLLIKTYPETCEYCIGERESCELMRKLNYCDEAICVYLVRGKEVPKSIMEASASASEPDRRTSKRSRKTSFGNSVNLRVSGTTSIYQLKMMIWEAFGVVKENQKLHKGSTEIDGDSATLADKNIFPGDVLWVTDSEIYENRDIADELSAQKFDSRQAEEGFRGTLLSSDVPIHSFEDT; from the exons CCTCAGGTGCTCAATTTCCAGTTAAAACGTTATGTTTTCCTCCCAAAG ACAACAACTAAGAAAAAAATAACTTCAGCCTTTAGTTTTCCAAGATGGTTGAACATGGGAACAAGGTTATCAAATCCCTCCCAGTCAGGTTTGATTTATGAGCTTTCAGCAATTCTGATTCACAAGGGTACTGCTGTTAATAGTGGCCACTATGTGGCCCATATTAAAGATGAAAACAGTGGGCACTGGTGGGAATTCGATGATGAGCATGTGTCTAAGTTGGGCTGTCACCCTTTTGGAGAAGTCTCAAACACTAAGTCCCATACAAAGGCCCAGCTGGCTTATTCTGGGCCACTGGAATCTGCTTCCATCGGTAATCTTGTAGATGATAATCTACACACCTCAGAATTCCATGCCTTAATGCAGGAAGAGTTCTTTTCGTCAACTGATGCATATATGTTGATGTATAATCTTAGAACTGAGAAAGAAAACAAAGACAACTTGAACAAGATCAATAAGAGGGATCTTGAGGCAAGAAGCAATTCTCTTCCATCCTATCTTTATGAAGAGATTCAAACTTTAAATGCCTCTTATGCAAGTGCTTGTGAGGAATACCAAAAGAGAAAAGACAGTCAGGTTGCATATATAACTGAACGACGTGAGGAAGTGAAGTTGGTTCTCTCGAAAGCCCCTGCTGACCTACTTGATGATTCATATTTTTGGATTTCAGTGGAGTGGCTTCGTCTATGGGCTGATAGTATTAATCCTCC TTGCATCGACAACAGCACACTTCAGTGTGTACACGGAAAAATTCCTATTGCAAAAGTGACTTCCATGAAGCGGCTGTCAAATACAGCTTGGCAGATGCTGTTTTCTCAC TTTCTGATTTATTGCACCATTTCCTATTGGTTGCTCTCATCTGCACCTAAACAGTATGGAGGCGGCCCAACATTGACCAGCAATGATGTTTGCGCTGATTGTTTAAGAGATGAGGCAAAAAATGCAGTATGTGCAGATGACTATCGTGATCGGAAAGCTTCCTTAAAGCAACTTGCAGAAGCAGCCCTTGCTGGAAATTGCCCAGATGGCCCTTCATATTATGTATCTAGGGCATG GTTGGTACAGTGGCTGCGTAGAAAAAATGCTGATTTTCCTTGTCCCACTGATTCTGGACCGACGGCTCCCCTTCGATGCTCTCATGGAAACCTTCTTCCAGAACAAGCTGCTGGGGCAAAGCGTGTGCTGGTTCCTGAGAGCCTCTGGATATTTTTCTTTGAGACTGCCATTTCATCCAGATCTGATGACTTATTGGGTTTTTCAACATTCTCTTCTGATTCTGAGCCATGTGAAATTTGCAGTAGGGAATTGAAGGAAGTTGCATGCATGGAGGATTGCCTTAG AGCATCCAAGCTTAAGCAACGACAAAATCATGAGAAGTTGGTTACGGCGAAAACTTTTGCACTTCACCCTGGATGCAAGTACTTCTTAGTCCCTTCATCATGGCTAGCAAAATGGAGGGCTTATCTGACAGCAACTGGAAAAAATGTCTCTACTTGTGCAGAACCTGAAAATCTAGAAGTGATCATTGATTCACTTGTATGTCAGAAG CATTCCCGGTTGCTCGAAAGGCCTCTTGAACTAGTTTGCAAGCGTGGTGTTATCACCCAGAAAATGTCTACT ACAGATGGGTTAGTACTTATTACAGTGATGGATTGGTCACTATTTTGCGAAGAGTGGAATGCTAAAGAGGACAAAGGCATATCTGCTGAAATTGTAGTTCTCAGCAGCCCTGCAATTAAATTAAGTGGTTCCTGTGATGACATGCCAATATCGGATGAGGATTTGGACCACTCAACAGATGAAGCAAATGATGGCTTGGAGGCTAGAAAGTTGCTTATTAAAACTTATCCAGAG ACATGTGAATATTGTATTGGAGAAAGAGAGAGCTGTGAATTGATGCGCAAGCTCAATTATTGTGATGAAGCTATTTGTGTGTATCTTGTGCGTGGAAAGGAAGTTCCAAAGTCCATCATGGAAGCCTCTGCATCTGCTTCTGAGCCGGATCGTCGCACTTCCAAGCGATCCAGGAAAACATCATTTGGTAACTCGGTCAACTTAAGAGTTTCAGGaaccacatccatctaccagttgAAAATGATGATTTGGGAAGCTTTTGGG gttgtcaagGAGAACCAAAAGCTTCACAAAGGTTCCACAGAGATTGATGGTGATTCTGCCACCCTAGCTGACAAGAACATTTTTCCAGGAGATGTTCTCTGGGTCACAGACTCTGAGATTTATGAGAATCGTGATATAGCCG ATGAACTTTCAGCACAGAAGTTTGATTCCAGACAAGCTGAGGAAGGCTTCCGGGGAACACTTTTGTCGTCAGATGTCCCAATTCATAGCTTTGAGGATACTTGA
- the LOC135585968 gene encoding ubiquitin carboxyl-terminal hydrolase 26-like isoform X6 — MLKKKCSVCGKDSEASSKMEDFYELELNIKGLNNLDESLDDYLTLEELNGENQYFCDSCGRRVDATRCIKLRSLPQVLNFQLKRYVFLPKTTTKKKITSAFSFPRWLNMGTRLSNPSQSGLIYELSAILIHKGTAVNSGHYVAHIKDENSGHWWEFDDEHVSKLGCHPFGEVSNTKSHTKAQLAYSGPLESASIGNLVDDNLHTSEFHALMQEEFFSSTDAYMLMYNLRTEKENKDNLNKINKRDLEARSNSLPSYLYEEIQTLNASYASACEEYQKRKDSQVAYITERREEVKLVLSKAPADLLDDSYFWISVEWLRLWADSINPPCIDNSTLQCVHGKIPIAKVTSMKRLSNTAWQMLFSHYGGGPTLTSNDVCADCLRDEAKNAVCADDYRDRKASLKQLAEAALAGNCPDGPSYYVSRAWLVQWLRRKNADFPCPTDSGPTAPLRCSHGNLLPEQAAGAKRVLVPESLWIFFFETAISSRSDDLLGFSTFSSDSEPCEICSRELKEVACMEDCLRASKLKQRQNHEKLVTAKTFALHPGCKYFLVPSSWLAKWRAYLTATGKNVSTCAEPENLEVIIDSLVCQKHSRLLERPLELVCKRGVITQKMSTTDGLVLITVMDWSLFCEEWNAKEDKGISAEIVVLSSPAIKLSGSCDDMPISDEDLDHSTDEANDGLEARKLLIKTYPETCEYCIGERESCELMRKLNYCDEAICVYLVRGKEVPKSIMEASASASEPDRRTSKRSRKTSFGNSVNLRVSGTTSIYQLKMMIWEAFGVVKENQKLHKGSTEIDGDSATLADKNIFPGDVLWVTDSEIYENRDIADELSAQKFDSRQAEEGFRGTLLSSDVPIHSFEDT, encoded by the exons CCTCAGGTGCTCAATTTCCAGTTAAAACGTTATGTTTTCCTCCCAAAG ACAACAACTAAGAAAAAAATAACTTCAGCCTTTAGTTTTCCAAGATGGTTGAACATGGGAACAAGGTTATCAAATCCCTCCCAGTCAGGTTTGATTTATGAGCTTTCAGCAATTCTGATTCACAAGGGTACTGCTGTTAATAGTGGCCACTATGTGGCCCATATTAAAGATGAAAACAGTGGGCACTGGTGGGAATTCGATGATGAGCATGTGTCTAAGTTGGGCTGTCACCCTTTTGGAGAAGTCTCAAACACTAAGTCCCATACAAAGGCCCAGCTGGCTTATTCTGGGCCACTGGAATCTGCTTCCATCGGTAATCTTGTAGATGATAATCTACACACCTCAGAATTCCATGCCTTAATGCAGGAAGAGTTCTTTTCGTCAACTGATGCATATATGTTGATGTATAATCTTAGAACTGAGAAAGAAAACAAAGACAACTTGAACAAGATCAATAAGAGGGATCTTGAGGCAAGAAGCAATTCTCTTCCATCCTATCTTTATGAAGAGATTCAAACTTTAAATGCCTCTTATGCAAGTGCTTGTGAGGAATACCAAAAGAGAAAAGACAGTCAGGTTGCATATATAACTGAACGACGTGAGGAAGTGAAGTTGGTTCTCTCGAAAGCCCCTGCTGACCTACTTGATGATTCATATTTTTGGATTTCAGTGGAGTGGCTTCGTCTATGGGCTGATAGTATTAATCCTCC TTGCATCGACAACAGCACACTTCAGTGTGTACACGGAAAAATTCCTATTGCAAAAGTGACTTCCATGAAGCGGCTGTCAAATACAGCTTGGCAGATGCTGTTTTCTCAC TATGGAGGCGGCCCAACATTGACCAGCAATGATGTTTGCGCTGATTGTTTAAGAGATGAGGCAAAAAATGCAGTATGTGCAGATGACTATCGTGATCGGAAAGCTTCCTTAAAGCAACTTGCAGAAGCAGCCCTTGCTGGAAATTGCCCAGATGGCCCTTCATATTATGTATCTAGGGCATG GTTGGTACAGTGGCTGCGTAGAAAAAATGCTGATTTTCCTTGTCCCACTGATTCTGGACCGACGGCTCCCCTTCGATGCTCTCATGGAAACCTTCTTCCAGAACAAGCTGCTGGGGCAAAGCGTGTGCTGGTTCCTGAGAGCCTCTGGATATTTTTCTTTGAGACTGCCATTTCATCCAGATCTGATGACTTATTGGGTTTTTCAACATTCTCTTCTGATTCTGAGCCATGTGAAATTTGCAGTAGGGAATTGAAGGAAGTTGCATGCATGGAGGATTGCCTTAG AGCATCCAAGCTTAAGCAACGACAAAATCATGAGAAGTTGGTTACGGCGAAAACTTTTGCACTTCACCCTGGATGCAAGTACTTCTTAGTCCCTTCATCATGGCTAGCAAAATGGAGGGCTTATCTGACAGCAACTGGAAAAAATGTCTCTACTTGTGCAGAACCTGAAAATCTAGAAGTGATCATTGATTCACTTGTATGTCAGAAG CATTCCCGGTTGCTCGAAAGGCCTCTTGAACTAGTTTGCAAGCGTGGTGTTATCACCCAGAAAATGTCTACT ACAGATGGGTTAGTACTTATTACAGTGATGGATTGGTCACTATTTTGCGAAGAGTGGAATGCTAAAGAGGACAAAGGCATATCTGCTGAAATTGTAGTTCTCAGCAGCCCTGCAATTAAATTAAGTGGTTCCTGTGATGACATGCCAATATCGGATGAGGATTTGGACCACTCAACAGATGAAGCAAATGATGGCTTGGAGGCTAGAAAGTTGCTTATTAAAACTTATCCAGAG ACATGTGAATATTGTATTGGAGAAAGAGAGAGCTGTGAATTGATGCGCAAGCTCAATTATTGTGATGAAGCTATTTGTGTGTATCTTGTGCGTGGAAAGGAAGTTCCAAAGTCCATCATGGAAGCCTCTGCATCTGCTTCTGAGCCGGATCGTCGCACTTCCAAGCGATCCAGGAAAACATCATTTGGTAACTCGGTCAACTTAAGAGTTTCAGGaaccacatccatctaccagttgAAAATGATGATTTGGGAAGCTTTTGGG gttgtcaagGAGAACCAAAAGCTTCACAAAGGTTCCACAGAGATTGATGGTGATTCTGCCACCCTAGCTGACAAGAACATTTTTCCAGGAGATGTTCTCTGGGTCACAGACTCTGAGATTTATGAGAATCGTGATATAGCCG ATGAACTTTCAGCACAGAAGTTTGATTCCAGACAAGCTGAGGAAGGCTTCCGGGGAACACTTTTGTCGTCAGATGTCCCAATTCATAGCTTTGAGGATACTTGA
- the LOC135585968 gene encoding ubiquitin carboxyl-terminal hydrolase 26-like isoform X4 — MLKKKCSVCGKDSEASSKMEDFYELELNIKGLNNLDESLDDYLTLEELNGENQYFCDSCGRRVDATRCIKLRSLPQVLNFQLKRYVFLPKTTTKKKITSAFSFPRWLNMGTRLSNPSQSGLIYELSAILIHKGTAVNSGHYVAHIKDENSGHWWEFDDEHVSKLGCHPFGEVSNTKSHTKAQLAYSGPLESASIGNLVDDNLHTSEFHALMQEEFFSSTDAYMLMYNLRTEKENKDNLNKINKRDLEARSNSLPSYLYEEIQTLNASYASACEEYQKRKDSQVAYITERREEVKLVLSKAPADLLDDSYFWISVEWLRLWADSINPPCIDNSTLQCVHGKIPIAKVTSMKRLSNTAWQMLFSHFLIYCTISYWLLSSAPKQYGGGPTLTSNDVCADCLRDEAKNAVCADDYRDRKASLKQLAEAALAGNCPDGPSYYVSRAWLVQWLRRKNADFPCPTDSGPTAPLRCSHGNLLPEQAAGAKRVLVPESLWIFFFETAISSRSDDLLGFSTFSSDSEPCEICSRELKEVACMEDCLRASKLKQRQNHEKLVTAKTFALHPGCKYFLVPSSWLAKWRAYLTATGKNVSTCAEPENLEVIIDSLVCQKHSRLLERPLELVCKRGVITQKMSTTDGLVLITVMDWSLFCEEWNAKEDKGISAEIVVLSSPAIKLSGSCDDMPISDEDLDHSTDEANDGLEARKLLIKTYPETCEYCIGERESCELMRKLNYCDEAICVYLVRGKEVPKSIMEASASASEPDRRTSKRSRKTSFGNSVNLRVSGTTSIYQLKMMIWEAFGVVKENQKLHKGSTEIDGDSATLADKNIFPGDVLWVTDSEIYENRDIADELSAQKFDSRQAEEGFRGTLLSSDVPIHSFEDT; from the exons CCTCAGGTGCTCAATTTCCAGTTAAAACGTTATGTTTTCCTCCCAAAG ACAACAACTAAGAAAAAAATAACTTCAGCCTTTAGTTTTCCAAGATGGTTGAACATGGGAACAAGGTTATCAAATCCCTCCCAGTCAGGTTTGATTTATGAGCTTTCAGCAATTCTGATTCACAAGGGTACTGCTGTTAATAGTGGCCACTATGTGGCCCATATTAAAGATGAAAACAGTGGGCACTGGTGGGAATTCGATGATGAGCATGTGTCTAAGTTGGGCTGTCACCCTTTTGGAGAAGTCTCAAACACTAAGTCCCATACAAAGGCCCAGCTGGCTTATTCTGGGCCACTGGAATCTGCTTCCATCGGTAATCTTGTAGATGATAATCTACACACCTCAGAATTCCATGCCTTAATGCAGGAAGAGTTCTTTTCGTCAACTGATGCATATATGTTGATGTATAATCTTAGAACTGAGAAAGAAAACAAAGACAACTTGAACAAGATCAATAAGAGGGATCTTGAGGCAAGAAGCAATTCTCTTCCATCCTATCTTTATGAAGAGATTCAAACTTTAAATGCCTCTTATGCAAGTGCTTGTGAGGAATACCAAAAGAGAAAAGACAGTCAGGTTGCATATATAACTGAACGACGTGAGGAAGTGAAGTTGGTTCTCTCGAAAGCCCCTGCTGACCTACTTGATGATTCATATTTTTGGATTTCAGTGGAGTGGCTTCGTCTATGGGCTGATAGTATTAATCCTCC TTGCATCGACAACAGCACACTTCAGTGTGTACACGGAAAAATTCCTATTGCAAAAGTGACTTCCATGAAGCGGCTGTCAAATACAGCTTGGCAGATGCTGTTTTCTCAC TTTCTGATTTATTGCACCATTTCCTATTGGTTGCTCTCATCTGCACCTAAACAGTATGGAGGCGGCCCAACATTGACCAGCAATGATGTTTGCGCTGATTGTTTAAGAGATGAGGCAAAAAATGCAGTATGTGCAGATGACTATCGTGATCGGAAAGCTTCCTTAAAGCAACTTGCAGAAGCAGCCCTTGCTGGAAATTGCCCAGATGGCCCTTCATATTATGTATCTAGGGCATG GTTGGTACAGTGGCTGCGTAGAAAAAATGCTGATTTTCCTTGTCCCACTGATTCTGGACCGACGGCTCCCCTTCGATGCTCTCATGGAAACCTTCTTCCAGAACAAGCTGCTGGGGCAAAGCGTGTGCTGGTTCCTGAGAGCCTCTGGATATTTTTCTTTGAGACTGCCATTTCATCCAGATCTGATGACTTATTGGGTTTTTCAACATTCTCTTCTGATTCTGAGCCATGTGAAATTTGCAGTAGGGAATTGAAGGAAGTTGCATGCATGGAGGATTGCCTTAG AGCATCCAAGCTTAAGCAACGACAAAATCATGAGAAGTTGGTTACGGCGAAAACTTTTGCACTTCACCCTGGATGCAAGTACTTCTTAGTCCCTTCATCATGGCTAGCAAAATGGAGGGCTTATCTGACAGCAACTGGAAAAAATGTCTCTACTTGTGCAGAACCTGAAAATCTAGAAGTGATCATTGATTCACTTGTATGTCAGAAG CATTCCCGGTTGCTCGAAAGGCCTCTTGAACTAGTTTGCAAGCGTGGTGTTATCACCCAGAAAATGTCTACT ACAGATGGGTTAGTACTTATTACAGTGATGGATTGGTCACTATTTTGCGAAGAGTGGAATGCTAAAGAGGACAAAGGCATATCTGCTGAAATTGTAGTTCTCAGCAGCCCTGCAATTAAATTAAGTGGTTCCTGTGATGACATGCCAATATCGGATGAGGATTTGGACCACTCAACAGATGAAGCAAATGATGGCTTGGAGGCTAGAAAGTTGCTTATTAAAACTTATCCAGAG ACATGTGAATATTGTATTGGAGAAAGAGAGAGCTGTGAATTGATGCGCAAGCTCAATTATTGTGATGAAGCTATTTGTGTGTATCTTGTGCGTGGAAAGGAAGTTCCAAAGTCCATCATGGAAGCCTCTGCATCTGCTTCTGAGCCGGATCGTCGCACTTCCAAGCGATCCAGGAAAACATCATTTGGTAACTCGGTCAACTTAAGAGTTTCAGGaaccacatccatctaccagttgAAAATGATGATTTGGGAAGCTTTTGGG gttgtcaagGAGAACCAAAAGCTTCACAAAGGTTCCACAGAGATTGATGGTGATTCTGCCACCCTAGCTGACAAGAACATTTTTCCAGGAGATGTTCTCTGGGTCACAGACTCTGAGATTTATGAGAATCGTGATATAGCCG ATGAACTTTCAGCACAGAAGTTTGATTCCAGACAAGCTGAGGAAGGCTTCCGGGGAACACTTTTGTCGTCAGATGTCCCAATTCATAGCTTTGAGGATACTTGA